One Candidatus Paceibacterota bacterium genomic window carries:
- a CDS encoding trigger factor, with translation MKITVNKLPKSEVEIEGEIDAEIFESYYEKALKKIGENFETDGFRKGKVPENILLSKIPEISILEEMAEMALSEHYPKIIESEKIDAISRPEISIIKLARKNPLGFKIKTAILPEMKLPDYKNISKKITSEITDAEKNIVVSDEDLEATIMDIRKSRAPKVHMATPPQPLPEGEGGISSSPSGRTEEGSEKAGDEVEPELPAFDDEFVKGLGPFKDVEDFKTKLKENIKLEKENQQKEKTRLKIIEKIVEDSVMDLPEILVEVELDKILYRMESDITQMGLKFEDYLKHLNKTKEDLRKEFRTDAEKKAKLALILNEIAKVEKIVADPEQVANEVAAILEHYKDADPERARMHAENVLTNEKIFQFLENQ, from the coding sequence ATGAAAATTACTGTAAACAAATTACCAAAAAGCGAAGTAGAAATCGAAGGTGAAATAGACGCTGAGATTTTTGAATCTTATTACGAGAAAGCGCTCAAGAAAATCGGCGAGAATTTTGAGACGGACGGATTCCGCAAGGGCAAAGTGCCGGAAAATATTTTACTTTCCAAAATTCCAGAAATCAGCATCTTGGAAGAAATGGCAGAGATGGCTTTGAGCGAACATTATCCTAAAATAATTGAGAGTGAAAAAATAGATGCCATAAGTCGCCCAGAAATTTCAATTATAAAATTAGCGCGCAAGAATCCTTTAGGATTTAAAATAAAAACCGCCATCTTGCCGGAGATGAAACTTCCTGACTATAAAAATATCTCTAAGAAAATAACTTCTGAAATTACTGATGCTGAAAAAAATATCGTCGTCTCTGATGAAGATTTAGAAGCCACCATTATGGACATCCGTAAATCTCGCGCACCCAAGGTGCATATGGCAACCCCTCCCCAACCCCTCCCCGAAGGGGAGGGGGGAATTTCTTCCTCCCCTTCGGGGAGGACTGAGGAGGGGTCGGAGAAGGCGGGGGATGAGGTGGAACCCGAACTCCCTGCATTTGATGATGAATTTGTAAAAGGTCTTGGTCCTTTCAAAGATGTGGAGGATTTCAAAACAAAACTAAAAGAAAATATAAAACTAGAAAAAGAAAACCAACAAAAAGAAAAGACCAGATTGAAAATTATAGAAAAAATAGTCGAGGATAGCGTTATGGATTTGCCTGAGATTTTGGTTGAAGTTGAACTAGATAAAATTCTATACCGCATGGAATCCGACATTACTCAAATGGGATTGAAATTTGAAGACTATTTGAAACATTTAAATAAAACCAAAGAGGATTTGAGAAAAGAATTCAGAACGGATGCCGAGAAGAAAGCCAAGCTTGCTCTTATCTTAAATGAGATAGCTAAAGTTGAAAAAATAGTCGCCGACCCCGAGCAAGTCGCCAACGAAGTCGCAGCTATTTTGGAACACTATAAAGACGCCGACCCCGAGCGCGCTCGCATGCACGCCGAAAACGTCCTCACCAACGAAAAAATATTTCAGTTTCTAGAAAACCAGTAA
- a CDS encoding Fic family protein translates to MDIVKKLQVIKQATGLTQTKLAERIGVSFVAFNSWWTGKSIPRPKIQILIDELFLEVTGEKIIPIDQLVAKKQILNKKSQEHKNIIATILNNPDIRDTFLLKLTYNSNKIEGSTLTEPDTASILFDNVSLPNKSLTEQLEAKNHQTALIYLFEYISKGGKLDEKLILRLHSILMNGILSDAGTYRNHAVRILGVNLPVANYMKIPDLIPSIIKEMNKKTKDIVALITEVHSRFEQIHPFSDGNGRIGRILISAMLLKSNLAPAIIKQENKRLYYTYLYKAQTKEDQSQLEDFLCDAIMDGFKILGRKD, encoded by the coding sequence ATGGATATAGTAAAAAAATTACAAGTTATTAAACAAGCCACTGGATTAACCCAGACTAAATTAGCTGAACGGATCGGCGTTTCTTTTGTGGCCTTTAATAGCTGGTGGACGGGCAAATCAATTCCTCGACCTAAAATACAGATTTTGATTGATGAGTTATTTTTAGAAGTGACAGGGGAAAAAATAATTCCGATAGATCAGCTGGTGGCTAAAAAACAAATCCTAAATAAAAAGTCTCAAGAACATAAAAACATTATTGCCACCATACTAAACAATCCGGATATTAGAGATACATTTCTATTAAAACTTACATACAATAGCAATAAAATAGAAGGGAGCACCTTAACCGAACCAGATACTGCGTCTATCCTTTTTGATAATGTTTCTTTGCCAAATAAAAGTTTGACTGAACAATTGGAGGCCAAGAACCATCAAACAGCTCTTATTTATCTTTTTGAATATATTTCAAAGGGCGGGAAGTTGGATGAAAAATTAATATTGAGGCTGCACAGTATTTTAATGAATGGCATTCTTTCTGATGCGGGGACATATCGCAACCACGCAGTGAGAATTTTGGGGGTTAATTTGCCGGTTGCCAATTACATGAAAATACCCGATTTAATTCCAAGTATTATTAAAGAAATGAATAAAAAAACTAAAGACATAGTTGCCTTAATCACGGAAGTGCATAGCCGTTTTGAGCAGATTCACCCTTTCTCTGATGGAAATGGGCGTATCGGACGGATTTTAATATCTGCCATGCTCCTGAAGTCTAATCTTGCGCCTGCTATTATCAAGCAAGAAAACAAGAGATTGTATTATACTTATCTTTATAAAGCTCAAACCAAAGAAGATCAAAGCCAGCTGGAGGATTTTCTTTGTGATGCGATTATGGATGGATTTAAAATTTTGGGAAGAAAGGACTGA
- the pyrB gene encoding aspartate carbamoyltransferase codes for MINIISSNQLKKEEVEKILARAEKMEEDLRKGTVEQILKDKIVACIFFEPSTRTRLSFETAALRLGAKVISSENAMENSSAYKGEKIEDTTKVLCSYADVIVIRHPIAGTLEKAALVTTKPIINAGDGAILHPTQGLLDVYTIKKEHKRIDNLTIGFGGDLLNSRTVKSLVPFLRQYNGNKFYFISPKELELPREYIKELKDAGVVFEELRSLEEALPKLDILYMTRVQKERFANVADYEKVKDLFILRKDHLKKMKNDAIIMHALPKVNEIESEVDADSRAVYFRQAQNGLYVRMALLCYALGL; via the coding sequence ATGATTAATATAATCTCATCCAATCAGTTAAAAAAAGAAGAAGTTGAGAAAATTTTAGCTCGCGCAGAAAAGATGGAAGAGGATTTGCGCAAGGGAACTGTAGAACAAATATTAAAAGACAAAATTGTAGCTTGTATTTTTTTTGAGCCATCGACTAGAACTCGGTTGTCTTTTGAAACGGCAGCACTTAGGTTAGGAGCAAAAGTTATTTCCTCGGAAAATGCAATGGAAAATTCTTCTGCGTATAAAGGGGAAAAAATTGAAGATACAACCAAGGTACTTTGTTCTTATGCGGATGTTATTGTTATTCGTCATCCTATTGCGGGGACATTGGAAAAAGCAGCTCTTGTTACCACTAAGCCAATTATTAATGCTGGGGATGGCGCGATACTGCATCCAACACAAGGATTGCTTGATGTGTATACTATTAAAAAGGAACATAAAAGAATTGATAATCTTACTATTGGGTTTGGAGGAGATTTATTAAATAGCAGGACGGTGAAATCTTTGGTACCGTTTTTGCGACAATATAACGGAAATAAGTTCTATTTTATTTCACCCAAAGAATTGGAATTGCCGAGAGAATATATTAAAGAATTAAAAGATGCTGGTGTGGTTTTTGAAGAACTGCGAAGTTTAGAAGAAGCTTTGCCAAAATTAGATATACTTTATATGACACGAGTGCAAAAAGAGCGCTTTGCCAATGTCGCCGATTATGAAAAAGTAAAAGATCTATTTATTCTAAGAAAAGACCATCTCAAAAAAATGAAAAATGATGCGATCATTATGCATGCCTTGCCAAAAGTAAATGAAATAGAGTCGGAAGTTGATGCCGACTCTCGCGCAGTTTATTTTCGCCAAGCCCAAAATGGCCTGTATGTCCGCATGGCGCTTCTTTGTTATGCTTTAGGATTGTAG